A window of Nicotiana sylvestris chromosome 8, ASM39365v2, whole genome shotgun sequence genomic DNA:
TCTTCATGTGTATGATGAATATTTGCTCGGTTCCTCCAAAAATGCTGTCGAGTATGTGGCGGGTCCTCCAAAAATAATGCATTTTTGGAGGACCCGACACGGATTCAAGGATTCAAGATACATACTGATATAATGTGTCTGCTTCTGTATCTGATCAGAAAACTTATTAGATAGATCATCCTGCTGAAAGTGTTTAATTTATCTGTTTGCAAAATATGCAGAAACTTATATGCATGCTTGCTGCAAGAGGGACCCCAAATTCAAGCCCAAGAATACTACCCTCAAGTTCATGCCTCGCCGATATGGAGACCTCTCGTTCACATACGACGTTCTATCCGCGTATGAGAACAAGTACCAAGCACAGGTTACCATCGACAACCTCAGCCCCTTAGGTCGTCTTGATCATTGGAACTTAACTTGGGAATGGATGCGAAACGAGTTCATTTATAGCATGAAAGGTGCCTACACTCATAAAAAAGATCCTTCTGAATGCATTTACGGGCCTCAGGGACAATATTACAAGGATTTCGACTTCACTACTGTCCTGAATTGTCAAAAGAAGCCACTCATCTCGGATTTGCCACCCGAAAAGGAAAATGATGACAAACTTGGCAAGATACCTTATTGTTGCAGAAATGGCACACTTTTGCCACCTACTATGAATGAGACTAAGGCAAGATCCATTTTTCAGCTTGAAGTCTTTAAACTTCCTCCTGATATGAACAGAACCGCCCTGTATCCGCCTCAGAATTGGAAAATTGAAGGTACCGTTAATCCGTCCTATAAATGTGGCCCTCCTGTTAGAGTAGATCCAACAGGATTCCCCGATCCGAGTGGAACGGGCATGACTTCTACTGCTGTGGCTAGTTGGCAAATTACTTGCAACATTACACGTCCaaagccaaaagaaaacaaatgctGTGTTTCATTCTCAGCATATTATGCTGATTCTGTTATCCCCTGCAACACTTGTGCTTGTGGCTGTCAACAGACGTCTAAATGTGACGCGAATAGAAAGCCGTTACTTCTCCCTCCACAAGCACTTCTTGTCCCTTTCGAAGACAGGGAAGAAATGGCGGAAGCTTGGAACGCAATCAAACATTTTGGTCCATTTCCTAAGAAACTCCCTTGTCCTGATAATTGTGGGGTGAGCATAAATTGGCATGTTGATAGTGATTACAAAAGCGGATGGACAGCTCGAGTAACTCTCTTTAACTGGGGAAACGACGCGTTTGAGGACTGGTTTACAGCCATTCAGATGAAGAAAAACATTGCTGAAGGATATGAAAATGTTTACTCATTCAATGGTACTAAGTTACCTCAACGAAACGACACGATTTTCATGCAAGGTTTGCCTGGATTGAACTATTTAGTTGGAGAAGTGAATGGAACTAATCCTGGTAAAGATCCAAGAGTGCCTGGAAAACAACAAtctgtgatttcattcttgaaaaaCCATACACCAAATATTAACATTCCTTCAGGAGATGGATTCCCTGCCAAAATATTCTTCAATGGTGAAGAATGTGCACTTCCAACTGATTTTCCTAAAAGAAATGCAGCATTCAAATCTCAAGTTGGTTTGTTGCCTGCAGTTTTGCTTGCTCTCCTCACCCTTCTGTTGACAGATCAATTACACTGATTCCTATCCCTACAAGCTGGTATAGTCACATTttcttcttaaaaaaaataaaattatacaaTGTTTGTTGGTTTTTACTTAAGCGTTTAAGTTATATACGCCGTTGATGTAAGAATTTTTTACACCATCAGGTCACCTTTATCTGATACAGCAGGTACCTGTATTATTTTCAAGATTGAAAATCCTGCATTTTAAGGAGGCTTAACTGTAGATATTGACCTTATAGTGTAAAACATTCTTTACATATGGTGTGTATAACTTAAGAAAGGAAGCATTGGCATAACTGgtaagttgctgccatgtgactaGGAGGTGGAGGGTTCAAATCGGGGAAACAACCACTGGCAGAAATGCAGGATGAGGCTGCGTAATATAGACCTTTGTGGTCCGGTCTTCTCTGAACCCACGCATAGTGGGAGTTTAGTGCATCGGACTGCCTTGAACTTGAACTTAAACTTTTATTATGTTGTTTTTGGCCAGTGCTTATTTATTACAGGGTTTTCTGTTTCAAGATTTTATAGGTCAAATGGACATGAAGTTGGGAGTGTAAAGAAGAGAAGTGGATCAAGAAAAGAGACAAATTAGGCAAGATTTGCAATTTAGAAGACTGTAACAAAGTTGGGACAGAAAAATGAATGTACTTTGTTTGATTGATGTATCATAATTAAACTTACCCACAAAAATGAATAT
This region includes:
- the LOC104239831 gene encoding COBRA-like protein 10, with protein sequence MIVRSEGMKIPWKNAAAISCFTLILLCYNIQISKAQDYGGDESSVPAAPPPEQENCDGIFVSYTFDSREREYPFVKNVSAQAWAFNSMLTVINTGLYELKSWKVHVGFQHNELLVSTDGAVAVEGDGFPIKVGKNGTVLAGFPQSDLKTAIDTAGDFTQMAAQVKIKGTQFGVSPKATPMPRTIKLLNDGYKCPAPKRFKTYMHACCKRDPKFKPKNTTLKFMPRRYGDLSFTYDVLSAYENKYQAQVTIDNLSPLGRLDHWNLTWEWMRNEFIYSMKGAYTHKKDPSECIYGPQGQYYKDFDFTTVLNCQKKPLISDLPPEKENDDKLGKIPYCCRNGTLLPPTMNETKARSIFQLEVFKLPPDMNRTALYPPQNWKIEGTVNPSYKCGPPVRVDPTGFPDPSGTGMTSTAVASWQITCNITRPKPKENKCCVSFSAYYADSVIPCNTCACGCQQTSKCDANRKPLLLPPQALLVPFEDREEMAEAWNAIKHFGPFPKKLPCPDNCGVSINWHVDSDYKSGWTARVTLFNWGNDAFEDWFTAIQMKKNIAEGYENVYSFNGTKLPQRNDTIFMQGLPGLNYLVGEVNGTNPGKDPRVPGKQQSVISFLKNHTPNINIPSGDGFPAKIFFNGEECALPTDFPKRNAAFKSQVGLLPAVLLALLTLLLTDQLH